Genomic DNA from Fusarium oxysporum Fo47 chromosome IX, complete sequence:
AATCAAGAATCTGATTGAAGGGGTCAAGGATTGAGATGGATGTCAAGAACCAATGTCAAGTTCAATACCTGGATACAGCAACTACTGAGAGCCCATCATTGCGGGTGCTTTAGATATatccgagaagaagaaaagagtACCATTCCTGGGTGCCGAGTACACATTCCTGTTCTGATATGGCATCTTCTTGTCTTAGACAATGACACTATTCCCGTCGCAATGCCGCTAGTCCCCATCCCGTCCGACAATAAAACCTCGACACGACTATCAaaacgacgacgaagaaTCAATCTGAATTCGAGCAAGGACAATAGTTTAGTGAATTAATCCATATCAAGGCACTCTTTAAATAAACAGATgtctttttattttcttattatttgCTTTAAGCCTGTCCCTCCATTTCCTGATCCATCCATCGGGTAGTTAATAAGTTACCTAGTGTGTCAATTTCATTGTAGCCCGCTTACCACTCCACCTGTTCAGTGGTTAGCGAGGATAACTAATCATGACTCAATCGCAAACTCTGCTCTGACCTAGACTCGTATAAGTTCAAGAAATTGGCCATTGATTTTCATACTCAAGTTATCCATTTTCGCAAGCATAGTTTGGTGATCATGGCCGATTCGTCACCAACTGTGACCTCGCCGCCCCGACGAAATAGCCAGCAGGCGAACACTCCTCAATCAACGACGTCAACTAATAACAATCGCGATGGGGCATTGGTACTGCACGCCAATTCCTCAGCCACAGCTTGGTGGTCACGATTTCGATATCCAGTCATCACTGCTGGGATCGTGCTTTTACTGAGTCCATTTACCTTCTTATGGCCTAGTCAAGAGTCAATTGATCCCACGAATTATGCAGAGCGTACCAAGCGAATCCTCAAGACGACGCCGTAAGCTGACTCTTGATCTTACTTAAGAGAATTGCACTGACAGTCCACAGTTTAATTGACGGCCACAATGATCTACCGTTCATGCTCCGTCTTGAACTCAAGAACCGCATTTACGATGAACGTTTCGACTTTAACAATCGATTGCTGGGCCATACAGATTTACAGCGGCTGAGGCAAGGCATGGTCGGAGGTCAATTCTGGAGCGTGTATGTAGACTGCGATGAACAGCAAAAGCACTTTGAGGATCCTTCTGTGAGTGGCAATTCTTTCGCTAAATCTTCCCTTGTGTTTGACCGTTGCTAATCTCCTCAAAGTGGATCGTCCGAGACACGCTTGAACAAATTGACGTGACTCGACGTTTCATCCGAGAGCACCCCAAAGACTTGGAGTACTGTGATACTGCTGCCTGCGCTAGAAAGGCGTTCAAAGCAGGTCGTATCGCAAGCATGATTGGCATTGAAGGTGGCCACCAGGTTGGCGGCAGCATTGCAAGCCTTCGGCAGATGTACGAACTGGGAGCGCGATATATGACCATTACACATAATTGTGACAATGCATTTGCCATGGCAGCTTCAACCGTTGCCTCTGGGGCTGCAGATTCTGGGCTTGCGAAACTCGGAAAGGTAGCAATCAAGGAGATGAACCGGCTGGGAATGATGGTTGATCTATCGCACGTTTCTCATCAGACGATGAGGGATGTTCTCAGCATTGCTCGAGCACCAGTCATCTTCTCACATTCTGGAGCATACGCCATTGAACCGCATCTTCGAAACGTCCCCGACGATGTTCTTCGCCAGGTCAAGCACAATGGTGGCATCGTTATGGCTGTGTTCCTCAATCGTTTCCTCAACATGAAGCATCCCGAACAAGCATCAATACACGATGTCGCTGATCATATCTTCCACATCGCAGAAGTATGTGGCTGGACTTGCGTTGGAATCGGTGCTGATTTCTTTGGCATGTCAAACGTGCCTATTGGGCTAGAGGATGTTTCCAAGTATCCCAGTTTGATGGAGGTGCTCATGCAGCGAGGCGCAACAGATGAGCAGATCCGTCTGCTCGCAGGGGAAAATATTCTCCGAGTTTGGGGAAATATTGAAAAGAGTGCTAAAGCAATTCAGGCTACCGGTGAGAAACCTGTCGAAGAGGAATATGAACGACGAGAGTGGCATAAGGGATTTTCAACTGACCCCTATATGCTGAGGGGAGGGCTTGAGGAGGCCTTGAAGAATGGGGCCAAGATTGAGGAAGATGTTTTCGATTTAGATGCCGAAGGAAGGCCTAAGATTCTGTCTACTTAGATTTTATTGATAAGAGAAATCATGAAAGTTTCGTACCAAGCTGTATTTGTTTGCCTATTAAGAATGCGAAACCATGGGGTTCGCAAACAGATTTCAGATCCCCTTCATCCTAGGCAACAGAAGCTCGGCATTGTAAATACTAGCAAATAATTTCATCATTATTCAAAAGTTGAAAATATGGTGAAACACACCTCCATCATGTGTAGAGTACTTGACAATCGTTAACCAATGCCTCACATAAAGACCTTCCTCTCACTCCCACAGCTATGCACCTTCTCTGCACCTCGGGCAACATTCGCCCACCGAACCAGGTTTCTTACTACTCCGCGCTTGCTCAAAGGGTTGACAGTTGAGCTTTCATGCATAGGTACCTCATCTACACTCAAGGCAAGACTTGCAGCGGCGTAGCCGGCAGCCTTAGCATTGACGAGGAATGCTTCCTggttgatgttcttgatgtcATCACACGGAGTATGATAGCAAGCATCTTGCGGAACACCAGCGCCTGTGAAGATACCGGATGTGGGAATACCAAGTTCAAGGAAGCCCA
This window encodes:
- a CDS encoding membrane dipeptidase-domain-containing protein — protein: MADSSPTVTSPPRRNSQQANTPQSTTSTNNNRDGALVLHANSSATAWWSRFRYPVITAGIVLLLSPFTFLWPSQESIDPTNYAERTKRILKTTPLIDGHNDLPFMLRLELKNRIYDERFDFNNRLLGHTDLQRLRQGMVGGQFWSVYVDCDEQQKHFEDPSWIVRDTLEQIDVTRRFIREHPKDLEYCDTAACARKAFKAGRIASMIGIEGGHQVGGSIASLRQMYELGARYMTITHNCDNAFAMAASTVASGAADSGLAKLGKVAIKEMNRLGMMVDLSHVSHQTMRDVLSIARAPVIFSHSGAYAIEPHLRNVPDDVLRQVKHNGGIVMAVFLNRFLNMKHPEQASIHDVADHIFHIAEVCGWTCVGIGADFFGMSNVPIGLEDVSKYPSLMEVLMQRGATDEQIRLLAGENILRVWGNIEKSAKAIQATGEKPVEEEYERREWHKGFSTDPYMLRGGLEEALKNGAKIEEDVFDLDAEGRPKILST